A single Vicugna pacos chromosome 15, VicPac4, whole genome shotgun sequence DNA region contains:
- the LOC140685990 gene encoding putative N-acetyltransferase 8B — translation MAPYHIRKYRESDRKWVVALFSEGMTEHIPTAFRHILKLPRTLVLLLGGPFALFLVSGSWVLALVASLGLLAALKFLAKYPWIQFKVMSLHTDMSDISESYFSESGSCFWVAESEGQVVGMVGALPVKKHAVRKEQLELLHLSVASEHRGQGIAKAMVRAVLQFARAQGYREVVLSTSALQYSALALYQRVGFQKTDQFFFSMIHRLVALPFIQFTYRLPSAQGFRAGLRPHRRPTPRPERRARPSRVGCPTRRPTPAGPPPRALSPLRPRGALGPGDTLLFPEDQPGLKAAPGRGRGDSDQAQSWTPGAKRARAHCACEPN, via the exons ATGGCTCCTTACCACATCCGCAAATACAGGGAAAGTGACCGCAAATGGGTCGTGGCCTTGTTCTCCGAAGGGATGACTGAGCACATCCCCACCGCCTTCCGCCACATCCTGAAGCTGCCCCGTACCCTTGTGCTCTTGCTTGGAGGGCCCTTCGCCCTGTTCCTAGTCTCTGGCTCCTGGGTCCTGGCCCTCGTGGCCAGCCTCGGCCTCCTAGCTGCCCTGAAGTTCCTTGCCAAATACCCTTGGATCCAGTTTAAAGTCATGTCTTTGCACACCGACATGTCTGACATCAGCGAATCCTACTTCAGTGAGAGTGGCTCCTGCTTCTGGGTGGCGGAGTCCGAGGGGCAGGTGGTGGGCATGGTGGGAGCACTGCCTGTCAAGAAGCACGCCGTGCGAAAGGAGCAGTTGGAGCTGCTTCACCTGAGTGTGGCCTCAGAGCACCGCGGTCAGGGGATCGCGAAAGCAATGGTCAGGGCGGTCCTGCAGTTCGCACGGGCCCAGGGCTACCGTGAAGTGGTCCTCAGCACCAGTGCGCTGCAGTACTCCGCCCTGGCCCTCTACCAGCGCGTGGGCTTCCAGAAGACGGACCAGTTCTTCTTCTCCATGATCCACAGGCTAGTCGCTCTCCCTTTCATCCAGTTTACCTACCGCCTCCCCTCTGCTCAG GGGTTCCGCGCCGGGCTCCGGCCCCACCGGCGACCGACGCCCAGGCCCGAGCGGCGGGCCCGCCCCTCCCGCGTGGGCTGCCCGACGCGCCGCCCGACACCCGCAGGCCCCCCGCCCCGGGCCCTCTCGCCGCTGAGGCCCAGAGGCGCGCTGGGTCCGGGGGACACGCTGCTCTTCCCCGAAGACCAGCCCGGGTTAAAAGCTGCCCCTGGACGCGGCCGTGGAGACAGCGATCAGGCACAAAGCTGGACACCTGGGGCGAAGCGCGCGCGTGCGCACTGCGCCTGCGAACCCAATTAG